From Pseudonocardia autotrophica, one genomic window encodes:
- a CDS encoding ABC transporter ATP-binding protein yields the protein MNGHAGTADPTGAEDRTLPVAGSARLRAAVLGELRADRAAVAAMLLLNAAAAGAGLVAPWLLGRIVDVVSAGTDPDPLGTIDVLALIVVVTTVAQIVLSRMALGVGYRFGERSAARIRERLLDRALALPAAIVEASDRGDLISRGSTDATVVATALRRAVPEVAVASVQVVFLVAAVLALDPRLGLCGLGCLAAMGVSLRWYLRRARSAYLHEARAGAALADVVTSTARGARTIEALALEHERAAAAEKVIDVVRSARLRTLRLRTVLFPSVDIALALPVVGVLLAGAALNGAGLVTLGTVIAATVYLRQLTTPLDTLMLWVEQLQGAAAALARLEGLAEVPVPDTTRTGTPRDDRIEVRNVHYAYGAGPDVLHGIDLVIRPGERLAIVGASGAGKSTLGRLLAGLDRPRTGTVDVGGVPVADLPPDRLRAQVVLITQDHHVFDDTVRDNLRLARPDAGDRDLLRALAAVGAHRVADLPEGLDSVLGRETELDGASAQQLSLARVVLADPHTLVLDEATALLDPTTARSTERALASVLEGRTVVAIAHRLQTAREADRIAVLHEGRLVELGSHRELLAADGTYALLWHSWRSGDESGADPEPLHDPTAHHR from the coding sequence GTGAACGGCCACGCGGGAACAGCTGACCCGACCGGTGCCGAGGACCGGACGCTGCCGGTCGCCGGATCCGCGCGGCTGCGTGCGGCGGTGCTCGGCGAGCTACGGGCCGACCGGGCCGCGGTCGCCGCGATGCTCCTGCTGAACGCGGCAGCGGCCGGTGCGGGGCTGGTCGCACCCTGGCTGCTCGGCCGGATCGTGGACGTCGTCTCGGCCGGGACGGATCCGGATCCGCTGGGCACGATCGACGTGCTCGCGCTGATCGTCGTCGTCACGACGGTGGCACAGATCGTGCTGTCCCGGATGGCGCTCGGGGTGGGTTACCGGTTCGGCGAGCGCAGCGCGGCCCGGATCCGGGAGCGCCTGCTCGACCGCGCACTGGCGCTCCCCGCGGCGATCGTCGAGGCGTCCGACCGCGGGGACCTGATCTCCCGGGGCAGCACCGACGCCACCGTCGTCGCGACAGCGCTGCGCCGCGCCGTGCCCGAGGTCGCCGTCGCCTCGGTCCAGGTGGTGTTCCTCGTCGCTGCGGTGCTGGCCCTCGATCCGCGGCTCGGGCTGTGCGGACTCGGGTGCCTCGCGGCGATGGGGGTGTCGCTGCGCTGGTATCTGCGCCGCGCCCGCTCGGCGTACCTGCACGAGGCCCGCGCCGGCGCGGCGCTGGCCGATGTCGTCACCAGCACCGCGCGCGGTGCACGCACGATCGAGGCACTGGCCCTGGAGCACGAACGGGCCGCGGCGGCGGAGAAGGTGATCGACGTCGTCCGATCCGCCCGGCTGCGCACGCTGAGGCTGCGCACCGTGCTGTTTCCGTCGGTCGACATCGCCCTGGCGCTGCCGGTCGTCGGGGTGCTGCTGGCCGGCGCGGCACTCAACGGGGCAGGCCTGGTCACCCTGGGCACGGTGATCGCGGCCACCGTGTACCTGCGCCAGCTCACCACCCCGCTGGACACACTCATGCTGTGGGTCGAGCAGCTCCAGGGCGCCGCCGCGGCGCTCGCCAGGCTCGAGGGACTGGCCGAGGTGCCCGTCCCCGACACGACTCGCACCGGCACACCTCGCGACGACCGGATCGAGGTGCGCAACGTCCACTACGCCTACGGCGCCGGACCGGACGTGCTGCACGGCATCGACCTGGTGATCCGGCCCGGGGAGCGACTCGCGATCGTCGGGGCCTCCGGCGCCGGCAAGTCCACACTGGGCCGGTTGCTGGCCGGGCTGGACCGGCCACGCACCGGCACGGTCGACGTCGGCGGTGTCCCGGTCGCGGACCTGCCGCCGGACCGGTTGCGCGCCCAGGTCGTGCTCATCACCCAGGACCACCACGTCTTCGACGACACGGTGCGCGACAACCTGCGCCTCGCCCGCCCGGATGCCGGTGACCGGGACCTGCTCCGAGCCCTCGCCGCGGTCGGTGCCCACCGGGTCGCCGACCTGCCCGAGGGGCTGGACAGCGTGCTCGGCCGCGAGACCGAGCTCGACGGTGCGAGCGCCCAGCAACTCTCCCTGGCCAGGGTGGTGCTGGCCGACCCGCACACCCTGGTCCTGGACGAGGCGACCGCGCTGCTGGACCCCACCACCGCGCGCAGCACCGAACGCGCGCTCGCCTCGGTGCTCGAGGGCCGCACGGTCGTGGCGATCGCGCACCGGCTGCAGACCGCCCGCGAGGCCGACCGGATCGCCGTCCTGCACGAAGGCCGGCTGGTCGAGCTCGGCTCGCACCGCGAGCTGCTGGCCGCCGACGGGACCTACGCACTGCTGTGGCACTCGTGGCGTTCCGGCGACGAGAGCGGTGCGGATCCCGAGCCCCTGCACGACCCGACCGCCCACCACCGGTAG
- a CDS encoding ABC transporter ATP-binding protein: protein MALGSAWMVALVSPPYLLSRVIDDGLVPGDTTALLSWAGALVGVGFLVAALGIARHRTMTRIRMDASFRTVRATVRQCARLGASLRRRLDTGEITTVGIADVQVVSQAMTVTGPGFGAVVAYVVVAVVLVAISPLLAVVVLAGVPLLAITIGPLLRRIERTAGGYRGIQGGLTHRLVDLLAGLPVLNGLGGKGFHQERYERQSQRLVAVGYQVGGPTSWVGALATGLPALALAAVTWLAARTAAQGGITVGELAAVYGYLAMLAVPVSALIEGAGDIARGLVSADRVVRLLRLEPDRRDGPDALAVPDAGPVLDPTSGVEIEPGQLTALVGADPAAAAAVVDRLGRLCETDATVAGVRIDALEPAGWRERVVVADNDAALFAGTVGEIVAGRFPIEQERVRAAVHTAAADDVVGALPGGLEAQLNGGATTLSGGQRQRLRLARVVYADPQVLLAVEPTSAVDAITEATIAERLRVYRSGRTTVVVTSSPLILDRADRVVFLPERGPAASGTHSELSAREPAYRELVGRRSGTEPGT, encoded by the coding sequence ATGGCGCTCGGCAGCGCCTGGATGGTCGCCCTGGTGTCGCCGCCGTACCTGCTGTCCCGCGTGATCGACGACGGCCTCGTTCCGGGCGACACCACCGCCCTGCTGAGCTGGGCGGGGGCCCTGGTGGGTGTCGGGTTCCTCGTCGCCGCGCTCGGGATCGCGCGGCACCGCACGATGACCCGGATCCGGATGGACGCGTCGTTCCGGACCGTGCGCGCGACCGTGCGGCAGTGCGCACGGCTGGGCGCGTCACTGCGCCGGCGGCTGGACACCGGGGAGATCACCACCGTCGGTATCGCCGACGTGCAGGTGGTGTCCCAGGCGATGACGGTGACCGGTCCCGGGTTCGGCGCGGTCGTCGCCTACGTCGTGGTCGCCGTCGTGCTGGTCGCCATCTCGCCGCTGCTGGCCGTGGTCGTGCTGGCAGGCGTCCCGCTCCTCGCGATCACCATCGGCCCGCTGTTGCGGCGCATCGAACGCACCGCCGGCGGATACCGGGGCATTCAGGGCGGGCTCACCCACCGCCTGGTCGATCTGCTCGCCGGGCTGCCGGTGCTCAACGGATTGGGCGGCAAGGGCTTCCACCAGGAGCGCTACGAGCGACAGTCACAGCGCCTGGTCGCCGTCGGCTACCAGGTGGGAGGCCCGACGAGCTGGGTGGGCGCGCTGGCGACCGGTCTGCCCGCGCTCGCCCTGGCCGCGGTCACCTGGCTGGCGGCTCGGACCGCCGCCCAGGGCGGCATCACGGTCGGGGAGCTGGCGGCGGTGTACGGCTACCTGGCGATGCTGGCGGTGCCGGTATCGGCGCTGATCGAAGGAGCCGGGGACATCGCCCGTGGCCTGGTCTCCGCGGATCGGGTCGTGCGGCTGCTGCGTCTGGAGCCGGATCGTCGCGACGGCCCGGACGCGCTGGCGGTGCCGGACGCCGGCCCCGTGCTGGACCCCACCTCGGGGGTCGAGATCGAACCCGGGCAGCTGACAGCACTGGTCGGGGCCGACCCGGCTGCCGCGGCCGCGGTCGTCGACCGGCTGGGGCGACTGTGCGAGACCGATGCGACCGTGGCCGGTGTCCGGATCGACGCGCTGGAGCCGGCCGGGTGGCGCGAGCGGGTGGTGGTCGCCGACAACGACGCCGCCCTGTTCGCCGGCACCGTCGGCGAGATCGTCGCCGGCCGCTTCCCGATCGAACAGGAGCGGGTACGGGCAGCCGTGCACACCGCGGCGGCCGACGACGTCGTCGGGGCACTGCCCGGCGGGCTCGAGGCGCAGCTGAACGGTGGCGCCACGACGCTGTCCGGTGGGCAGCGCCAGCGGCTGCGGCTCGCCCGAGTGGTGTATGCCGATCCGCAGGTGCTGCTCGCGGTCGAGCCGACATCGGCGGTGGACGCCATCACCGAAGCCACGATCGCCGAGCGGCTGCGCGTGTACCGCAGCGGCCGCACCACGGTCGTGGTCACGTCCTCGCCACTGATCCTCGACCGTGCCGACCGGGTGGTGTTCCTCCCCGAGCGAGGCCCTGCCGCGAGCGGGACGCACAGTGAGTTGTCGGCCCGCGAGCCCGCCTACCGCGAGCTGGTCGGACGACGCTCCGGGACGGAGCCCGGCACGTGA
- a CDS encoding cold-shock protein, with amino-acid sequence MATGTVKWFNAEKGFGFIAPDDGGADVFVHYSAIDASGFRELSENQAVTYEVTQGAKGPQASNVTI; translated from the coding sequence ATGGCCACCGGTACCGTCAAGTGGTTCAACGCCGAAAAGGGTTTCGGATTCATCGCCCCCGACGACGGCGGCGCCGACGTTTTCGTGCACTACTCGGCGATCGACGCCTCGGGCTTCCGTGAGCTGTCCGAGAACCAGGCCGTGACCTACGAGGTCACCCAGGGCGCCAAGGGCCCGCAGGCCTCGAACGTCACCATCTGA
- a CDS encoding class I adenylate-forming enzyme family protein, protein MSVYDERPWLARYDPGQPADVEPEFGDALAMFAATVARAPEADAIRYFDGRIGFAELDRLTDAFAAGLVAEGFAAGERVAIFTQNVPQFVIAQIGTWKAGGIAVPVNPMYKGRELAGLLADSGASVLVCLQSLHRDVAAGVLPGSAVRTVLTTSELDLHSGTATDVLAGVTRIDCPGTIDLLEFLHRHRGATPPAATTGPDDVAFLTYTSGTTGPPKGAMATHRNVVFNARTYRDWIGLDAGDVVLGVAPLFHITGLVGHVAVTLLTGAPLVLMYRLDPALALRTAERERATFTVGSITVFIALMNAPGAQRSQLATLRKIYSGGAPIPPSTVHAFRETFGHYIHNIYGLTETTSPSHAVPLHAEAPVDDASGALSVGVPVYGTVVRIIDEDGADLAPGEVGELVTAGPQVVAGYWEKPEETARALPGGVLHTGDVGYMDADGWFYIVDRKKDQINAGGYKIWPREVEDVLYEHPAVREAAVVGVPDEYRGETVKAFVSLRADATATPAELIAFAGERMAAYKYPRQVEILDEIPKTASGKVLRRELRGR, encoded by the coding sequence ATGAGCGTCTACGACGAACGGCCCTGGCTCGCCCGCTACGACCCCGGCCAGCCCGCGGACGTCGAGCCGGAGTTCGGCGACGCGCTCGCGATGTTCGCGGCCACCGTGGCCAGGGCCCCGGAGGCCGACGCGATCCGGTACTTCGACGGACGGATCGGTTTCGCCGAGCTCGACCGGCTGACCGACGCCTTCGCCGCCGGGCTCGTCGCCGAGGGGTTCGCCGCCGGCGAGCGGGTCGCGATCTTCACCCAGAACGTGCCGCAGTTCGTGATCGCCCAGATCGGGACCTGGAAGGCCGGCGGGATCGCCGTGCCGGTCAACCCGATGTACAAGGGGCGCGAGCTCGCCGGGCTGCTCGCCGATTCGGGCGCGTCGGTGCTGGTCTGCCTGCAGTCGCTGCACCGCGACGTCGCGGCCGGGGTGCTGCCCGGCTCGGCCGTGCGAACCGTGCTCACCACCTCGGAGCTCGACCTGCACTCCGGCACCGCCACCGATGTTCTCGCCGGAGTGACACGAATCGACTGCCCGGGGACGATCGACCTGCTGGAGTTCCTGCACCGGCACCGCGGCGCGACCCCACCCGCGGCCACCACCGGACCGGACGACGTGGCGTTCCTGACCTACACCTCGGGCACCACCGGGCCGCCGAAGGGCGCGATGGCCACCCACCGCAACGTGGTGTTCAACGCCAGGACCTACCGCGACTGGATCGGGCTGGACGCCGGCGACGTCGTGCTGGGGGTCGCCCCGCTGTTCCACATCACCGGCCTGGTCGGGCACGTCGCCGTCACCCTGCTGACCGGTGCCCCGCTGGTGCTGATGTACCGGCTCGATCCGGCCCTGGCGCTCCGGACGGCCGAGCGGGAGCGGGCGACCTTCACCGTCGGGTCGATCACCGTGTTCATCGCGCTGATGAACGCACCCGGCGCGCAGCGGTCCCAGCTGGCGACCCTGCGGAAGATCTACTCCGGGGGCGCACCGATCCCGCCGAGCACGGTGCACGCGTTCCGGGAGACGTTCGGGCACTACATCCACAACATCTACGGCCTGACCGAGACGACGTCGCCGTCACACGCGGTGCCGCTGCATGCCGAAGCGCCCGTCGACGACGCCTCGGGCGCGCTGTCGGTGGGGGTGCCGGTCTACGGCACGGTGGTGCGGATCATCGACGAGGACGGCGCCGATCTCGCCCCCGGCGAGGTGGGTGAGCTCGTCACGGCCGGCCCGCAGGTCGTGGCCGGCTACTGGGAGAAACCCGAGGAGACCGCGCGGGCGCTGCCCGGCGGGGTCCTGCACACCGGCGACGTCGGCTACATGGACGCCGACGGCTGGTTCTACATCGTCGACCGCAAGAAGGACCAGATCAACGCGGGTGGCTACAAGATCTGGCCGCGGGAGGTCGAGGACGTGCTCTACGAGCATCCCGCGGTACGGGAGGCCGCGGTCGTCGGCGTTCCGGACGAGTACCGGGGCGAGACCGTGAAGGCGTTCGTGTCACTGCGGGCCGACGCCACGGCCACACCCGCCGAGCTCATCGCGTTCGCCGGCGAGCGGATGGCCGCCTACAAGTACCCGCGCCAGGTCGAGATCCTCGACGAGATCCCGAAGACCGCCAGCGGGAAGGTCCTGCGCCGCGAGCTCCGCGGCCGCTGA
- a CDS encoding cyclase family protein, whose protein sequence is MPDVPTMRELLGDDTPSNWGKWGPDDEVGALNYLDADQVLRGARHIRTGEVFTLQAPMGHPHGDPVFPGRESINRHNVLDESSWDEGREGAPAFPGGLHYADDKAEIFLQGSTQYDALGHVWYDGRIWNGYDARTTVDGLTKASVQPIAERGVAGRGVLIDIARHRGKQWLDKGETFDHHDLQDAARAQGVELGLRDILLIRTGFLSYFYSVPAEEFYADFVEPGLTYSRELVEWFAEQEIPNLVTDTIANEVTRDPVSGVVLPLHCALMRNLGVVLTEIVQLDALAEACAADGRWDFLYTAAPLNVVEGTGSPVNPVVIR, encoded by the coding sequence ATGCCCGACGTGCCCACCATGCGTGAACTCCTCGGTGACGACACCCCCAGCAACTGGGGGAAGTGGGGCCCGGACGACGAGGTGGGTGCGCTGAACTACCTCGACGCCGACCAGGTGCTGCGCGGCGCCCGGCACATCCGGACCGGCGAGGTGTTCACCCTGCAGGCGCCGATGGGGCACCCGCACGGCGACCCGGTCTTCCCGGGCCGGGAGAGCATCAACCGGCACAACGTGCTCGACGAGTCGTCGTGGGACGAGGGCCGCGAGGGCGCACCGGCGTTCCCCGGCGGGCTGCACTACGCCGACGACAAGGCGGAGATCTTCCTGCAGGGCTCCACGCAGTACGACGCGCTCGGGCACGTCTGGTACGACGGACGCATCTGGAACGGCTACGACGCGCGGACCACCGTCGACGGCCTGACGAAGGCCTCGGTGCAGCCGATCGCCGAGCGCGGTGTCGCCGGCCGGGGCGTCCTGATCGACATCGCGCGCCACCGCGGCAAGCAGTGGCTCGACAAGGGCGAGACCTTCGACCACCACGACCTGCAGGACGCGGCGCGGGCGCAGGGCGTCGAGCTCGGCCTGCGCGACATCCTGCTGATCCGCACCGGCTTCCTGTCCTACTTCTACTCGGTCCCGGCCGAGGAGTTCTACGCCGACTTCGTGGAGCCGGGCCTGACCTACTCCCGCGAGCTGGTCGAGTGGTTCGCCGAGCAGGAGATCCCGAACCTGGTCACCGACACGATCGCCAACGAGGTCACCAGGGACCCGGTCTCCGGCGTGGTGCTGCCGCTGCACTGCGCGCTGATGCGCAATCTCGGCGTGGTGCTCACCGAGATCGTCCAGCTCGACGCACTCGCCGAGGCCTGCGCCGCCGACGGACGCTGGGACTTCCTCTACACCGCCGCGCCACTGAACGTCGTCGAGGGGACCGGCTCGCCGGTGAATCCCGTCGTCATCCGATGA
- a CDS encoding YciI family protein, protein MAKYLLLKHYRGAPASVNDAPMEQWTPQEITDHVQYMQDFATRLEGTGEYVDGQALAPEGTFVRYDGEGRPPITDGPFAETKDLIAGWMVIDVDSYERAVELAGELSAAPGAGGKPIHEWLELRPFLTAPPTITD, encoded by the coding sequence ATGGCCAAGTACCTGCTGCTGAAGCACTACCGCGGCGCACCGGCGTCGGTGAACGACGCCCCGATGGAGCAGTGGACACCGCAGGAGATCACCGACCACGTGCAGTACATGCAGGACTTCGCGACCCGGCTGGAGGGCACCGGCGAGTACGTCGACGGTCAGGCGCTCGCCCCCGAGGGGACGTTCGTCCGGTACGACGGCGAGGGTCGCCCGCCGATCACCGACGGACCGTTCGCCGAGACCAAGGATCTGATCGCGGGCTGGATGGTGATCGACGTCGACAGCTACGAGCGGGCCGTCGAGCTCGCCGGGGAGCTGTCGGCGGCACCCGGTGCCGGCGGGAAGCCGATCCACGAGTGGCTGGAGCTGCGCCCGTTCCTGACCGCGCCGCCGACCATCACCGACTGA
- a CDS encoding RNA polymerase sigma factor has product MDEALLRTLTPVVIAILVRRGAGFAAAEDAVQEAFLEALRVWPSDPPRDPQGWLVATAWRRFLDGTRAETARRRREDLVEAEPAPGPAVGTDDALQLYFLCAHPSLTPSSAVALTLRAVGGLTTRQIAQAYLVPEATMAQRISRAKRTVSHVRFDRPGDVAVVLRVLYLVFNEGYTATGDVDLAVEAIRLTRRLAAGVDHPEVAGLLALMLLHHARRAARTAADGALVPLAEQDRGRWDTGMIAEGVAILQAALARDRLGEYQAQAAVAALHADARTVADTDWVQIVEWYDELVRLTDSPVVRLNRAVALGEADGPRAGLAALAELDGSLPRHTAALAYLHERAGDQGTAAGLYAEAARRATDLGERDHLIRQAARLNTRLRG; this is encoded by the coding sequence GTGGACGAGGCGCTGCTGCGGACGCTCACCCCGGTGGTGATCGCGATCCTGGTCCGCCGTGGTGCCGGCTTCGCCGCGGCCGAGGACGCCGTGCAGGAGGCGTTCCTGGAGGCGTTGCGGGTCTGGCCGTCGGATCCGCCGCGGGATCCCCAGGGGTGGCTGGTCGCCACGGCCTGGCGGCGGTTCCTCGACGGGACCCGGGCGGAGACGGCGCGCCGCAGGCGCGAGGACCTGGTGGAGGCGGAGCCTGCCCCCGGCCCGGCGGTCGGGACGGACGACGCGCTGCAGCTGTACTTCCTGTGTGCCCACCCGTCGCTGACGCCGTCGTCGGCGGTGGCGCTCACGCTGCGCGCGGTCGGCGGACTGACCACCCGCCAGATCGCGCAGGCGTATCTGGTGCCGGAGGCGACGATGGCCCAGCGGATCAGCCGGGCCAAGCGCACCGTGTCGCACGTGCGGTTCGACCGGCCGGGGGACGTCGCCGTCGTGCTGCGGGTGCTCTACCTGGTGTTCAACGAGGGATACACCGCGACCGGTGACGTCGACCTGGCCGTCGAGGCGATCCGGCTCACCCGCCGGCTCGCGGCCGGGGTCGACCATCCGGAGGTGGCCGGGCTGCTGGCGCTGATGCTGCTGCACCACGCCCGGCGCGCCGCCCGCACCGCGGCCGACGGGGCCCTGGTCCCGCTCGCCGAGCAGGACCGCGGCCGGTGGGACACCGGGATGATCGCCGAGGGGGTGGCGATCCTGCAGGCCGCGCTGGCCCGCGATCGGCTCGGCGAGTACCAGGCCCAGGCCGCCGTCGCGGCGCTGCACGCGGACGCCCGGACCGTGGCCGACACCGACTGGGTGCAGATCGTCGAGTGGTACGACGAGCTGGTCCGGCTGACCGACAGCCCGGTCGTCCGGCTGAACCGAGCGGTGGCGCTCGGCGAGGCCGACGGCCCGCGGGCCGGGCTGGCGGCCCTGGCCGAGCTGGACGGATCGCTGCCCCGCCACACCGCGGCGCTGGCGTACCTGCACGAGCGTGCCGGGGACCAGGGCACGGCGGCCGGGCTCTACGCCGAGGCGGCCCGGAGGGCGACCGATCTCGGCGAGCGCGACCACCTGATCCGGCAGGCCGCGCGGCTCAACACCCGGCTGCGCGGCTGA
- the paaE gene encoding 1,2-phenylacetyl-CoA epoxidase subunit PaaE has protein sequence MLLTEPGTTDAPADLPAGFHRLRVADVERLCDDAVAVTFDVPEHLRGHYTFRPGQYLTLRTVTADGEERRSYSICSPAGAAPRVGVRRVDGGLFSGWLVDRLAAGDLVEVGPPGGSFTPEQTAGTHHALVAAGSGITPMLSIAASLLTAHDDTHVTLVYGNRRTDTVMFTEEIADLKNAHGPRLHLINVLSREPTEAEIFNGRLDADRLRTLFAGLVDVHDVDHWWLCGPLGMTEDAVAVLTEYGVDRGRVHRELFYVGEPPPEPHRAEDDAVPDGSGSEVTIVLNGRSTTLSLPRTESVLDAAQKVRGDMPFACKGGVCGTCRARLTSGEVEMRRNYALEDDEIAAGFVLTCQSRPVSDTATVDFDA, from the coding sequence ATGCTGCTCACCGAACCCGGCACGACCGACGCCCCGGCCGATCTCCCGGCGGGTTTCCACCGGCTCCGGGTGGCCGACGTCGAACGGCTCTGCGACGACGCCGTCGCGGTCACCTTCGACGTGCCCGAGCACCTGCGCGGGCACTACACGTTCCGGCCCGGCCAGTACCTGACGCTGCGGACCGTCACCGCCGACGGGGAGGAGCGCCGGTCGTACTCGATCTGCTCCCCCGCCGGTGCCGCGCCGCGGGTCGGGGTCCGCCGGGTCGACGGCGGCCTGTTCTCCGGGTGGCTGGTCGACCGGCTCGCCGCGGGTGACCTGGTGGAGGTCGGCCCGCCGGGCGGGTCGTTCACCCCCGAGCAGACCGCGGGCACCCATCACGCTCTGGTCGCCGCCGGTTCGGGGATCACGCCGATGCTGTCGATCGCCGCCTCCCTGCTCACCGCGCACGACGACACGCACGTCACCCTGGTCTACGGCAACCGGCGCACCGACACGGTGATGTTCACCGAGGAGATCGCCGACCTGAAGAACGCACACGGCCCGCGGCTGCACCTGATCAACGTGCTGTCCCGGGAGCCCACCGAGGCGGAGATCTTCAACGGCAGACTCGACGCCGACCGGCTGCGCACGCTGTTCGCCGGGCTGGTCGACGTGCACGACGTCGACCACTGGTGGCTGTGCGGGCCGCTGGGCATGACCGAGGACGCCGTCGCCGTGCTGACCGAGTACGGCGTCGACCGCGGCCGGGTGCATCGCGAGCTGTTCTACGTCGGCGAGCCGCCGCCCGAGCCGCACCGCGCCGAGGACGACGCGGTCCCCGACGGATCCGGGAGCGAGGTGACGATCGTCCTCAACGGACGGTCGACCACGCTGAGCCTGCCCCGCACCGAGTCCGTGCTGGACGCCGCCCAGAAGGTCCGTGGCGACATGCCGTTCGCCTGCAAGGGCGGCGTGTGCGGCACCTGCCGGGCGCGGCTCACCTCGGGCGAGGTCGAGATGCGGCGCAACTACGCACTGGAGGACGACGAGATCGCCGCCGGTTTCGTGCTGACCTGTCAGAGCAGGCCGGTGTCCGACACCGCGACCGTCGACTTCGACGCCTGA
- the paaD gene encoding 1,2-phenylacetyl-CoA epoxidase subunit PaaD → MVTDLLPGLGARDVVATVVDPEMPMLTLDDLGVIRSVTEVGGRVTVTITPTYSGCPAIEEMRADIAGALTGAGYVPVEVRTVLSPAWSTDWISEAGRRKLADAGIAPPGTATTHAPGPVPLTLDPPSRVVRCPQCGSPATEELSRFGPTACTALRRCTACHEPFEHMKEL, encoded by the coding sequence GTGGTGACCGATCTGCTCCCGGGCCTGGGCGCCCGCGACGTGGTGGCGACCGTGGTCGATCCCGAGATGCCGATGCTCACCCTCGACGATCTCGGCGTGATCCGGTCGGTGACCGAGGTCGGCGGGCGGGTCACCGTCACGATCACGCCGACCTATTCGGGCTGCCCGGCGATCGAGGAGATGCGCGCCGACATCGCCGGCGCGCTGACCGGCGCCGGATACGTCCCGGTCGAGGTGCGGACGGTCCTCTCCCCCGCCTGGAGCACCGACTGGATCAGCGAGGCGGGCCGGCGCAAGCTCGCCGACGCCGGCATCGCCCCACCCGGCACGGCCACCACGCACGCACCCGGCCCGGTCCCGCTGACACTCGATCCGCCGTCGCGGGTCGTGCGCTGTCCGCAGTGCGGCTCCCCGGCCACCGAGGAGCTCTCCCGATTCGGCCCGACCGCCTGCACCGCGCTGCGCCGGTGCACCGCGTGCCACGAGCCGTTCGAGCACATGAAGGAACTCTGA
- the paaC gene encoding 1,2-phenylacetyl-CoA epoxidase subunit PaaC, translating into MSGAAHEENVYDALTEADDPRWAFGSGFSDAETDIVAPVPDGADPADLAEYCLMLGDDALVLSHRLTEWVSNAPELEEEVALANTALDLLGQARVLLSRAGHVEGLVEGRTSRSEDDLAHWRDVAEFRCVGLTEPSDDLDYARAVARLLVFSAWRLALLHRLQGSADPVLAAVAAKGVKEVTYHRDHAARWVLRLGDGTPESHRRMQDALVWVWPHVEELFRTSDVERRLVAAGVAVDPAQTRDEVEAVLDQVLTRATLTRPDVPPTGTIAGRGGRQGVHTEKLEHALVVLQSLARRHPGATW; encoded by the coding sequence GTGAGCGGGGCCGCGCACGAGGAGAACGTCTACGACGCGCTGACCGAGGCCGACGACCCGCGCTGGGCGTTCGGCTCCGGTTTCTCCGACGCCGAGACCGACATCGTCGCGCCGGTTCCGGACGGCGCCGATCCGGCGGATCTGGCCGAGTACTGCCTGATGCTGGGCGACGACGCGCTCGTCCTCAGCCACCGGCTCACCGAGTGGGTCTCGAACGCCCCCGAGCTGGAGGAGGAGGTCGCACTCGCCAACACCGCACTCGACCTGCTCGGTCAGGCCAGGGTGCTGCTCTCGCGCGCCGGGCACGTCGAAGGGCTCGTCGAGGGGCGCACGAGCCGCAGCGAGGACGATCTCGCCCACTGGCGCGACGTCGCGGAGTTCCGCTGCGTCGGGCTCACCGAGCCGTCCGACGATCTCGACTACGCCCGCGCCGTCGCCCGGCTGCTGGTGTTCTCGGCCTGGCGGCTCGCACTGCTGCACCGGCTGCAGGGATCGGCCGATCCGGTGCTCGCCGCCGTCGCCGCGAAGGGCGTCAAGGAGGTCACCTACCACCGCGACCACGCGGCCCGCTGGGTGCTGCGGCTCGGTGACGGCACCCCGGAGTCGCACCGGCGGATGCAGGACGCGCTGGTCTGGGTCTGGCCGCACGTCGAGGAGCTGTTCCGCACCTCCGACGTCGAGCGCCGGCTGGTCGCCGCCGGGGTCGCCGTCGATCCCGCGCAGACCCGCGACGAGGTCGAGGCCGTCCTCGACCAGGTGCTCACCCGCGCCACCCTGACCCGGCCCGACGTGCCCCCGACCGGCACCATCGCCGGGCGTGGCGGCCGCCAGGGCGTGCACACCGAGAAGCTCGAGCACGCGCTCGTGGTGCTGCAGAGCCTCGCCCGCAGGCACCCGGGGGCGACGTGGTGA